The Pyxidicoccus xibeiensis genome includes the window TCATCGCGGATACCGGACAGGTCGACGAGGTCGAGGACTTCTTCAACCATCTGCTGGACCTTGCCCCGGTGACCGTCGCGCACTTCATCAGCCACGAGGAGGCGGAGGCCTGGCTGAAGGGGAGCGCGGAACCCCCGAGCCCGGCCCGCATCCTCATTGGCGATGAGTACTATCAATTCTGGTATGAGAGAGAGGACAATACGCGCGGCATGTGTCTCGACTATGCAATCGAGCCGGCGCTGGAGGCACTGACCGCCAGGGGAATTCCCTCACAGCGGCCTTCCTTTGCTACACGCGCAGAGGCAGAGGCGTGGTTGATGAGTCACCCAGCCAATCCCTATTCCTTCGTGGAAATCGCCGGAGAGCACTACTTCGCGGTGCACCACCCAAGACTGAAGCGCCACTCTCTCCATCATGTGGCATCAGCCCTGAACGCCTGGGAGGAGCGCAAGAAGGTCGTCGAACGCGAGGCGGCCCTGGAGGCAACCGCCCCATCAGATGGAGCCAGTGAGTAGGGCCGGTCTGGTCAGAGGCGCTGATAGCGCTTGCCGTCAGCGGTGGTCATCACCTGGACGTCGAAGAAGTGTGAGCACTGACGTCAAGGAAGTCACATGCCAGAGTCAGAGATGTCGCCGGAGCCCGGGCTGGAAAGCCTGCTCCCGAGAATTGTGCCCGGGCTCGCTGAGCAGTGGAAGGGCAGCACACCCGATGAGATCTCGCAGCTCGAGAGGATTGCAGGCCGTCCCCTGCCTCCCTTCTACCGGTGGTTCCTGAGCCGCATGGGACAGAGCATGGGGCCGCTGTCCTACTCGACGCTGGACTTCTCGGTGCGGCGCATCCTCGACTGTTACGCAGAAGGGATGGTCGAACCTGATCCCCGGTTCCTGCTCATTGCCTACGAGTCAGATGAAATGATGCCACTGCATCTGTTCTACGACTTCAAGGCGCCGGCACGGGACGATGCGCTGGTGACAAAGCGAGATGCGCTGGGCGGTGAACTCTACGACATGTTCGAGACGCTGCGCGAGAAGCTGGCATGGGACGCGCTCTTCAGCTACCGGGTGAGCGATATGCCGCAGCAGTGTGGAGGACTCCTCGAGGGCGATGAGGCTGACTTCCTATCTCACCTCGACCCGGTGATGAGCGGTCTCGGGTTCACCCAGCCGGTACTTACCGGGAGTCTCTGCCGACTGTATGAACGATCCGATGCGGCCATGCTCTGCGATGGCGTCCCGCGGGCAAGAGTCGGCAACAGGGTGGCTTTCACGCTGGGGGGCAGCAATGCCGAAACGCTCAGAAGAATCCTGGGCGCGGTCTCCATGGAGTCCTCGCTGAACGTCCTGGTTCGCAAATGGGAGCCAGACCTCCGGTGAGGTAGTCCGATGCCCCCGGCGGCCTCTCAGCGGATGCCGACGTGGTCGTTGTCGTGCGTCTCGCCGCGTCCGATGGCGTAGCTCTCGCGCAGGTCCTGGTTGTCCAGATCGAAGGCGAACTGGTCATGGAAGGGGACTGCCGCGTTCGGACTGGCCGGGTCGTCGGTGAGCATGCCCACCACCCAGTCGCGCACGACGTCGACCGTCACGTCCACCGCCTGGTCCGCTCCCGGGAACTTCATTCCGGGGATGAGGTCCTTCAGCTGGAAGACCAGGTCCACCATTCCCGTGATGGCTTCATTGCGCTGGTCCAACCGCTCGATGGCCGTCTCGAAGCCGGTCTCCAGCGTGCCGACGATGCTCCCGAGCCGGACCGCGTCCGCTCTATCTCCGTCCGTCGCCTCCTGACCTCGCGGCACCGCTGACAGGTCCGACGTCATGTCTCCCAACCACTCCGACACCCACTGCGTGAACTCGTCCTTGTTCTCGTAGTCGGAGCCCTGGAACATCGTGCGCGCCCAGAACTCGCTGAGCGTCTTCTCCGCGGCCGGCGTGAGAAAGCCGGTCTCGTCGGAGAACTTCGGGTTGCGAAGCATCGCGTCGCCGTGCGCCATGAAGAACTCCGTGGCCCCCTGCACGGATGCCGGGTTCTCTCCGAGTAGCGGCACCGCTTCCATGAACAGGTTGATGAGGCCGTCCGACACGCTGCCAGTCCTCACGCCGTGGCGGATCTTGGCCGCAGAGGACAGCAGCGCTCCGAGCGCCTCCTGAGTGCGGCCCTCGCTGTTCCCGTTCATGATCGACAGGATGTCGTGGACCGTGTCGCCGTGCGTGTTCAGGTACGTGTCCAGACCCGCCGGCGGCAGGCCCGCGAGCGCGAAGGCCGCCGCCTGGGCCCGGATCGGGTCCCTCCCATCATCCCCGTGGCCCGTGCTCGCCATCACCCCATCCACGAAGGTCGTGATGAGCCTCGGGTTGTGGGACTGCCCGATGACCTCTCCGTAGACGGTGCTGTCCCACGTGTACTCCGCACTGGTGGCTATCTGCTCCGCCGTCACCTTGCCGGCGGCGAAGGCGTGGCCCAGCGCGCCGCCGATGTTCGCCTTGGCTTCCTCGGACATGGGCTCACTGAGCAGCGCGCCCATCGCCTCCGGGAACTGGTACAGGTACTCCATCATCGCGGCCCGCTTCGCCGGGTCGGGATGCGCCGCGAGCCAGGCGTCCAGCTTCTCCGGATCGTTGTAGCTCAGGATCTCGTAGCCCTCCTGTTGCTCCGCCTCGGAGAGCGTGCCCGTCGAGCCCGTGCCCTGCGCGGCGAGCGCCTGCGCCACGACTCCCGTGCCCCCTGGACTCAAGCGCAGCAGCTGCTCCGTGCTGTTCGCCAGCAAGCTCGCCTGGGTCGCCCGGGCCTCACCTTCCACGGGCACCTGGGCCCGCGTCGGACGCTCGAACCCATCCGATACAGCCTGGCGCCGCGACTTAGGGAGCGCGGCCTTCGCCTGCTCCGGCGGCTTCGGAGCAACGAGCGACTGCAGCACGCCGGGACGGTTCTTGATCGACGTCATCGGTGCTCCTCTGGGCTGGAACAGGGGCCTGGATGGGGCCTGGAGGGATTATCCCGGGCACCCCAATCCGGTTGCCTCCAGTGGCTATCAAGCTGACACCGCCGGGCTTGACGCGTCTGGCGTTGACGCACCCTGACGCGCCCGTGGCTCGGCGGCGCGGGCTCGCGGACGTCGCTTCGGGCGAGGCTTTCGGAGGGCGGTCCGTGGCCCGGCCTGTCCGCAGCATTCTTCCGGACCCCTGCTGGCAGGTATGCAAGAACCCGCATGACCTGCTAGGTTCTACGCCGACTCGTGGCGAGGCGGGGCATGTCCGGACCAGTGGAAGACAGCAGGGCCTATCCATGGGCGCTCGGGCCCGGCGCGCGGGTGAACCGCTGGCGCGTTCTGGAGCCACTCGGCAGTGGCAGCTACGGCGCTGTGTACCGGGTGGAGGACGTGGACGCCCCCGGGGTGATGTATGCGCTCAAGCTGGCCCTGCGGCCGTCAGACCCACGCGCCGAGCGCGAGGTGGCGCTGCTGGCGCGGACGAAGCACCCGAACGTGGTGCGCGTCCACGACTGGGGCCACTGGGAGTCCATGGCCGGCAGCCACCTCTACTTCGTCATGGACTGGGTCCAGGGCCTGCCGCTGCACACCTGGGCGGACACCTCCAACCCTCCGCTGCGCGAGCTGGCGCTCGTTGCGGGCTCGCTCGCCCTGACGCTCGACTGGCTGCATTCGCGGGGTGTGCGCCACCGGGACCTCAAGCCCGAGCACATCCTCATCCGCTCGAGTGACTCGCAGCCCATCCTCATCGACTTCGGCGTGGGACGGCAGGAGGGGGCCAGCACGCTCACCTCGACGGTCGTGCCTCCGGGCACCGTGCACCTGCGCAGCCCCGAGGCCCTCGACTTCCACCGCCTCCACTTCCGCCAGGCCGGAGCGCGCTATGCGTTCAAGCCTACCGACGACCTGTATGCGCTCGGCGTGTGTCTCTTCCGCGCACTGACCGGGCACTACCCGTTCCCTCCCGAGATTCCTGGCGACCTGCTGATGCTCGCCATCCTCGCGCACGTGCCGCCGCCCGTGGCCGCCATCAACCGCCGGGTGCCTCCGGCGCTCAGCGAGGTCGTGGCCCGGCTGCTGGAGAAGAAGCCCCAGGCTCGCTACGGGGCCGGACACGAGCTGCATCAGGCGCTCGTGGCCGCGATGGAGCTCGGCCCGGTGCAAGCCTGGGAGCAGCGGGTGTTCGCCTGGGAAGCGGGGTCGGAGCTGGCAGACCCCTCCGCTCGGCGCACGGTGCGGCCGGACTGGCCCACGGCTCCGGGCACTCCACCTCCAGCGCGGGAGAGCCCCGCCCGGGCGCGCTCGACGGGTGGGCGGTTCGTCGGCGGGCGCATGTCGTCGCCGCCCTCCGCCGTGGCGGACTCCACGGCGCCCGCGCTGACTTTGGTTCGTGTGGACCGTGACACGTGGCCTCGAGGGCGGGCCGCCAGCGTCACGGGAAGGCGGCGCGTTCGTCGTGCGGTCCTGATGGTGGTGGGGGGGCTGGCGGTGCTTGGCCTCGTGACCGCGGTGGCCAGCTGGCGCGGGGGAGGGGTAGGGGCCTCCTCCGAGGGCTTGGAGGCTGGTTCCACTCAGGCTCGGCCGCTGGCAGACGCGTCGGTTCGGGCGGGGGATGCTCCTGGCGGGACTTCGGCGCCGGGGATGGCAGTGGCGACGTCCTTGGAGGAGAGCCCGGCCAGCGCGGATGCTGCGGCCATGACCCAGACCCAGGACAGCTCTGACGTGAAGACTCCTACACTCTCCAAGCCTGCCGCGACGAAGCGCGTGAAGACACCGGATGCAGTGCGCGCCGCGGTTGGGGCGGTCGCCGCATGCCTCGGCGCGGCCTGCTCCGGTCCCCAGCAGGCCGAGCCACCTCGGGCTCTCGCGGCGCTGCGACAGGCGCGGCCTCCGCCCGAGGAGTGCCCGCAGGGCTCGGTGGAGGCGATGAAGGAGCTCCAGATCGGCAAGGTCGGCGCCGATTTCCCAGATGGAAGCTTCATTCCGTTCGAGATGAGCAGCGAGGCCATCCTGAGAGAGGGGCCCGTGGTGTTCGTGATCGAAGATCTGTGGGGGACGTTGCCTAAAGTCGGGACCACCGTGGCTGGGCGACTGTTCTTCGCCGAGGGTCGCGTCCATGGCTGGTTCACCGAGGCTCGTACGAAGGATGGCCGGCGCTTCCCCGTCTGCATGGAGTTGATGGATGGCGACCTTCGCCAGGGCATGGAGGTGCAAGGGCCAGGAGCGGAACCCGGCACGGTCATCACGTTGCCGGTGGCGAAGCTCGGACAGGTGAAGCGCTTCAAGTGACACGGTGCTGGCCGCCGCACGGGCCGCGGCCTTTGTCCGGCGGCAGCCTCGTCCAGAGGCTGCCCTCATGAGAGCCAGGGGCGTGACCTCCAGGAGATTCCGTTTCATGCGCCTACTCCCCGTTTCTCTGCTGGCGCTCGTCCTCGTGACGGGCCGGGACGCCGCCGCGCAGCCGCCTCTGCCCGAGACAGGCCTCCGACGTATCGACTTGCGCGCCGGTGCAGCCGGTACGGAGCCCGAGCTCCATATTCGTGCCGGTGTTTCCACGGTGCTCACCTTCGACAAGAAGCTTGCGCGTGATTCGTCGGGACGGTTCCAGGTGGAGTTGGAGCGGGCCTCCTCCTTCACGCGGGCGGACTCGGGCGAGTTCGTCCTCCTTCTGGTGCCCTCTGATGCTCTGAAGTCGGGAGACACGGTGCGGCTGACCGTGCGCTTCGAGGATGGCGAGGCCCCCCAGATGGCCACCTTCGGCCTGGTGGTGAGCAGGGACCGGGCGGATCGTCTGGTGGAGGTGCTCTGCGAACCACGCCCCGTGGAGTCATGTCCGCGTGAGCTGCAAGAGGCCCGGGCCGCTGTGCTCCAGTGTCAGGAGGCGCTGGACCGGGCCCAGACCGCGCCCGGAGGCCTGACGGCCCTGCGGGTCTCCGGAGCCCTCGCTGATCGCGGAGTCGTGGCTCGGAACCTCTCAGACGTGGCCGTCCGGGGGCGACAAGGTGCGTTCGTGACGAAGCAGTTGCGTACCTACCGCGCGGCCCGCCGGGTGCTCGTGGAGCTTTTGTTGCGAGCCCAGGAGCCCGGGGCGCCTTGGACGGCACGGAACGCGTCGCTTGCGGG containing:
- a CDS encoding DUF2381 family protein; the encoded protein is MRLLPVSLLALVLVTGRDAAAQPPLPETGLRRIDLRAGAAGTEPELHIRAGVSTVLTFDKKLARDSSGRFQVELERASSFTRADSGEFVLLLVPSDALKSGDTVRLTVRFEDGEAPQMATFGLVVSRDRADRLVEVLCEPRPVESCPRELQEARAAVLQCQEALDRAQTAPGGLTALRVSGALADRGVVARNLSDVAVRGRQGAFVTKQLRTYRAARRVLVELLLRAQEPGAPWTARNASLAGPGGELLKILSVWQASPVTSDAPERILVEAEADRFLSPESWTLWLSEDGGGRALVLGGVVFAPME
- a CDS encoding SMI1/KNR4 family protein; translation: MPESEMSPEPGLESLLPRIVPGLAEQWKGSTPDEISQLERIAGRPLPPFYRWFLSRMGQSMGPLSYSTLDFSVRRILDCYAEGMVEPDPRFLLIAYESDEMMPLHLFYDFKAPARDDALVTKRDALGGELYDMFETLREKLAWDALFSYRVSDMPQQCGGLLEGDEADFLSHLDPVMSGLGFTQPVLTGSLCRLYERSDAAMLCDGVPRARVGNRVAFTLGGSNAETLRRILGAVSMESSLNVLVRKWEPDLR
- a CDS encoding serine/threonine protein kinase, with translation MSGPVEDSRAYPWALGPGARVNRWRVLEPLGSGSYGAVYRVEDVDAPGVMYALKLALRPSDPRAEREVALLARTKHPNVVRVHDWGHWESMAGSHLYFVMDWVQGLPLHTWADTSNPPLRELALVAGSLALTLDWLHSRGVRHRDLKPEHILIRSSDSQPILIDFGVGRQEGASTLTSTVVPPGTVHLRSPEALDFHRLHFRQAGARYAFKPTDDLYALGVCLFRALTGHYPFPPEIPGDLLMLAILAHVPPPVAAINRRVPPALSEVVARLLEKKPQARYGAGHELHQALVAAMELGPVQAWEQRVFAWEAGSELADPSARRTVRPDWPTAPGTPPPARESPARARSTGGRFVGGRMSSPPSAVADSTAPALTLVRVDRDTWPRGRAASVTGRRRVRRAVLMVVGGLAVLGLVTAVASWRGGGVGASSEGLEAGSTQARPLADASVRAGDAPGGTSAPGMAVATSLEESPASADAAAMTQTQDSSDVKTPTLSKPAATKRVKTPDAVRAAVGAVAACLGAACSGPQQAEPPRALAALRQARPPPEECPQGSVEAMKELQIGKVGADFPDGSFIPFEMSSEAILREGPVVFVIEDLWGTLPKVGTTVAGRLFFAEGRVHGWFTEARTKDGRRFPVCMELMDGDLRQGMEVQGPGAEPGTVITLPVAKLGQVKRFK